The genomic region ACCTGGACATTGCCTTGGGCGAACAGGTCGCCGGTGAGGTCGCTAAAATATAGTTTATCGGCTTCGATGACGATCGGCGCTTTCGTTTGGGTTTGCGCCGCGGCTTTTTTGTCTGCAGCCTTAGTCGCGGCCGCCCCAGTGCCATTGCCTGCGCCGAACGCCAGCAATAGCGCCAATATCCCTAAGAGGAGTCTATTTTTATTATTCATAACATACTCCTTACGGTAGTGCTCAATGTTAACACACGGGATTGAACCACAGAGATGATTATGCTAATAAATTGTCATCACAAAGCATGAAAACATTGAAGTTTAACCACAGAGGACACAGAGCGCGTGATATCTATCACGCGAAGAATATAATAATTTAAATTTCTCCGCGTCCTCTGTGGTTCCCTATATTTTCCAACTTGAAGTCACTGATTTTTCAGGGTAGCGCACGGAGAGTGCGATATACATCGCACTTTGGATTTTCAATTAAATTTTAAAAATTTTCTCTGTGTCCTCAGTGGTTCCAATACTCACCGTATGAATTTACCGGTTTTTAGGGTAGGACGCGGAGAAAGATACAATTTTTTAGTTTTAGCGCGATGAATATCGCGCCTCTGCGTTCTCCGCGGTTTATTATCAATATTCTTATCTATTCTCCAAAATCCCGCCCTTTCCTGCCCCGGCAAGGCCGGTAATATGTAGAAAACAGCCGCCAATTGACGGCTGTAAGTAGTTTGTGTCGCTTATTTTACTTTTATTCCATAAATATCCATTTCGTTTTTTGTCTGGATGTATAGTTCACTGCCAGCCGGAATGGTTACTTCTTTGCCTTGGACAAACGCGCCACCAACGACGCCGACCGGCCCGAGGATAGCCAGCCCGGCTACGGTGGCACCGGCCGCCTTGGCCAGCGACTTGGTTTCTTCTTTGGCCTTGTCGCCCAGAACCGTATCGACATTGGTACTATCCACCGCCTGGATGGTATCGAAGGACACTTCCAGCTTGGCGTCGCGGCCGAAGTTTTTCGCCGGCTCGACTTTGGTCACTTTGCCTGTCCCCTGCGCGCCGCGGGCAATCACCAGCATGCCGTCGGCATATACGTCTTCGGCGGCGGTGAAGGTGACAACGTCCCCAGGACGGCTTTTGCGGGTGTCAAGCGGGGTGGTAATTTTGATTTTGACCAGGGTGTCTTTCGGGACGGTGACCTGGGTGACGGTCGGGTGACTATCGCCATAGGCCAGCCGCGACAGGCGCTTGAGCCGTTCGTCCAAGGTGCCGGTTTGGGCGTTGCCAAGCATTAGTCGTTCGACGCTTTCGATACGCGCCTTGCCGGCATCGGCCGAAACATTGTGAGTAAGCATCCATTCTACCGCGTTCAGGCTGGTGACAAACGACGGCGCGGTAGCCGAGGTGACGCAAGTATAGTCATACAGTTTGTCTAGTCGGGCGATCAGCGCTTCTTTTTGTTCTTGCCCGAAAATATCCTTTTCCATACGGGTGATTCGCTCGACCAGCGCACCCGTCTGCTCGGCGCCATAGATAATTTTTTCGACCGCCGCCATTTTCGCCAATATGGTCGTATCGGCCGCCATTTCCTGGGCCGTCGCAACCGGCATAATCACGGTAAGCATCGCTAACAAGCATATAAGCAGTTTGCGCACAGATTTACCTCCCACCGTTTTTGTCGTTCTATGTTTGGCAACTTATTTCGTTGCCAAGCCGCCAATATCCTGCTGCCAATTGGCGTTTATTGACATTTGGGCGGCGGTAAAATATGATGGAGGTAGAATTACGGTTTTTGATGGTGGTGGACTTTGATGACGCACTATCAGGCACTAGGCCCGATAACAGATTATCTTGTTAAAAACTATTCGCCCGAAAAAATAATTGTTTTTGGTTCATGTGCCCGCCGCGCTGTCCGGCCGCATAGCGACATCGACCTTTGCCTGGTCTTGCCGGCAGCCGACAAGCGCCAGCTCCGGGCGGAAATTGGGCGCGGCCTGATGGAACTTATCGACTACGATGTCGACCTGATTATCATGACACCCGAGGAATGGGAGCGCGATGCCTACCGGTCCGGTACGTTCGCCGGGCTGATCCGCGAAAAAGGAGTTGTCTTATATGGTTGATACCAAAGATTATCTGCAATGGCTGGCCAAAGCCGAAAATGATCTTAAAGCCGCCAAACTTATTTTAGCCGGTGAGCAGCTGTATGATATTAGTGCCTTTCATTGCCAGCAATGCGTGGAAAAAGCACTTAAAGCATATGTGCTGTATCATGAAGGTATTATTATGGAAACACATAGTCTGCCTCGCCTCAATCAGCGATGCGCCAAGCATGATCACACCTTCCTAAGTTTCGCAGATTCATTACATATTTT from Thermosinus carboxydivorans Nor1 harbors:
- a CDS encoding nucleotidyltransferase domain-containing protein — translated: MTHYQALGPITDYLVKNYSPEKIIVFGSCARRAVRPHSDIDLCLVLPAADKRQLRAEIGRGLMELIDYDVDLIIMTPEEWERDAYRSGTFAGLIREKGVVLYG
- a CDS encoding HEPN domain-containing protein, producing MVDTKDYLQWLAKAENDLKAAKLILAGEQLYDISAFHCQQCVEKALKAYVLYHEGIIMETHSLPRLNQRCAKHDHTFLSFADSLHILNSFYIETRYPAVDELIVTRANAESAVDVANRVLEYVKNSLNA